The DNA window CCAAGTGTTTGagacaaccaaaaataaaagtaggaaaccaaactctaagtcaaggactttatgtacaaaatgatataaatataattatttaatttactatcgggtTATCGATTAACCCGTTAAGAAAAAACCTCAAACCGTTAAGAACCGATTAcccaataacaaaaaaatcaagatcGTAATCAAAACcgctaaaccaataacccaatattgaTAAACCAGTAACTTTTTTTCGGTTCGGGTTATTAGTTTTGATTCGATTTTGAATAGCCCTAACACTAATAACCCTCTCTCTAGTCTCTCTCCCTTTATTGCTCATCTCTCTtcctatatatttgtatttgagaaTATATTTGGAATGTATTATTtggtatcccaaatacatgtaGCTTGTGTGACTTTCATGTATCTAAGATATACCGGCTCTCCTGCTTGCCTCtcttcatatatatatgtattttcatAATGTATTTGATATCTGTCTGAAGAAATGGTGTATTTGATTTGAAACGTGGTACAAAATTATTCATTAgtgagaaaatatataattattaagtttgtattatgtaaaagataattaattacgttagaagttcaaaattaaaattaataattattttattatatattcttaagattaaataaataattcttgtaatatttctcaattttttaaaatattaataaataaattctattctgaatttattgtttttgttagtGGGAGTTAAAAATGAAGGAGATATTATTagtatacttttttttgtttgtgttcTTCAATTCCTTCCTCCATTTTCGCccaatttctctatttttggcGCAATTTTTCCACCCTTTTACCCACCATATAACTATCTAATAAAGTACTCTTTCCTCAAATTTCCTTACATCTCCTTGCAAATTCCCCAAACCCCAAATTCTAGGGTTTTCATATTACTTTTCTCTGTAATCCAAACCGTTATCCTGCTTTGTCCCCTCTGATCACATACCTTTAGGTTTGGATTTCTGAAATTTGGGGTGAATTTTGATCAGAATTCGAAGAAACAAGAGAAAGAAATGAGCTTTCAAGATCTAGAATCGGGTCGATCAGTGGGTATCCGTCGGGGCTTTGTGAATGGGAAGCAAGACACTACCCAAGCCGTGGCCTCAGGAATTTTCCAGATCAACACCGCCGTCTCCACGTTTCAGAGGCTGGTTAACACCCTAGGTACACCGAAGGACACCCCTGAGCTACGCGAGAAGCTGTGAGTTCTTTcgatattttgttaaattttttatattttattccatGATTTTGATAGTTTAAGAATTCTTTGCAATCTGTACGTGAACAAAACTAGAACTGATCCTTATGCTGTTGTTGACGTTCAGCTGGTTCTTGTGGTTTAAAGACGGAGCATTGTCACGTCTAATGGGAGCTTTTTGATACAAAAGCTTGGCATTCATGTATTTCAGTTGTGATCAGAATTATTTGggataaaattagtcaaaatgaTACTTTTTTACAGCTACTTTGCTGGTGATGTAGTCTCCATCGGCTAATTTAGGAACTTGCGTGTGTTAtaggatgagtttatttatCAGCTTCAGCAGAGAGGCAGCAGTATGCTTGACAATATATAGTCTAAAATTGCTTACATGCATGCCAAATGGCAGTGTCTTAAACGAAAATCTTACAAAGTAATATCTTGTATGCTTGGGAAATAGACATCCTAGAGGGAGATATTTGGAAGGAGAAGAGCAAAGAACAAACCTGGAAACCATTATATATGAGAATGATGAACTTACTGTTAATAGAAGTGATGGACCACCTATCTTGGGGTTCCATCAAAAAAACAATTTGCAACTGCAGGATATACTTTTGATGATGAACGATAAAGCATGTTTCCTGGTCTACAATTCTAAGAAGATAGTATGAAAAGAAGTTTTGAGTTGAAATGCATAGGCCCTATAGAAGTCCACTCGCATATGTAAGTGAAACATAAAAAGCATGAAAGGTTCATGTTGCTCCAAAAAAATCCCTTTACCATAgtatatttatgatattatttttttgatgaaaatgtAGAGAGTTTTATTAGTAAAGTACCAAGAATTAACCAAAAAAAGTACATCAGAAAGAGGAACATCCTTCTAAATATTGAAGGAGTACAAGAGATCTAATAGTGAATCAGAATCAGATACAGGAGCTTTCCTACACCATAGGTAGAGTTTTTTAAACACCTAGATTTAGCCTTTTCTATGTTGTCTCTCTTGTCATTAGAACATCTATTGTTCCTCTCCATCCAAGTAAACCAGAAAATGCAAGGAGGGATAGCAATCCAGTAGTGCCTGTTATCCTTCGATGCAAACTGTTCATACCAGCTGCATAGGGCAAGTTTTGTGCATCATGGAATGACCCAGTGAACACCAAGTATGGATAAGAAACATAGTCCAGACCTGTCTACTAAAAGCACTGTGCTGCTATTAGCCGATATGAATAATTGTCTCATGCTTGCGTATGTGTGTGGAGATAGTTTCTGTTCTAGCAGTCTCTTTTCAGAATATCATTTAGGTAGTTGGTGAATTAGTGGGATAGCACTGCGAGGTTTACCTATCAAACGCCTTTAGCTTGAACAGGGTGAATGTACCTCGAACTTTTCCCAGGTTGAATAGAGGACTAAGATATGGGTTGGTAACAAGGAAAAAGAAGCAGTGGTGGGTTAATGCAATGCGTTGATCTTTGGGGATTTGACATTACATGTTCAGTCATATCTTAAGAAGATAATTAATACTAGTTTTGCTGTCCGATGTTTGTTAACCCAACTTAATGATGCATCAACTATTATAGTGTGTTGATGAACTGAAAGGTGGCAACTTCTAATTCATATTGGGTATCATTAGattaaaagaatttcaaacatgTTTGGTACTTATGCTGATTTTCTTAACTGCAGGCACAAGACAAGGCTACATATTGGGCAATTAGTGAAAGATACTTCCACAAAACTTAAGCAAGCGAGTGAAACAGATCATCGAGTTGAAGTCAGTGTAAGCTTCAAAAAGGCTCTGCTCATTACTTTGTGTTTGTCTTGTGGGACTGCACTTTGAATATGTATGTGTGAAACACGTATTCATCTTCTCATCATGAATTAACTATATTCTAAACACTCACCACCCTTATgtctttcttgcacttcttacATCACATTCTCTCTTTTGCCTATAACTGTAAATTCTTTCTTTTGTTCTCAGGCTAGCAAGAAAATTACAGATGCTAAACTTGCTAAAGATTTTCAAGCTGTATTGAAGGAGTTTCAAAAAGCTCAACGGCTTGCAGCTGAAAGGGAAACAGCATATACACCTTTTGTTCCCCAAGCAGTTCTTCCTTCTAGGTAAGTGAGGGTATACTTCACTGGAATTTAAATGTAGTCAAATTTGAAATGTGAAGAAGTACATCAAAAGAATCTTTCATCTCAATAATCGATCTTGCTATTTGACATTCTCAAATAAAACTGTGtaccttcattttcttttgtcacTTCTCATTTCTAGTTCATCCTCTTTTGGTGAACAGTTACACAGACGGTGACGTAGATGTCAGTTCAGATAAAGGTCAAGAACAGCGAGCTCTCCTTGTGGAATCTAGAAGGTAAAATAGCCTAATAATAGAACTCTTTTATGCGTACTCTTAatcattattgttgttgtgctgatggtttaattaatttctacaaATTACCAGCAAGATTGTTGTCAATTCTTGATGCACAGGGAAATGAAATTGGCCTTTAAATTTGGATTCAAGGTGACTTATGGTCTACTTCAAATAAGATGGACTGGGGATTggaatttttggtgatttacATTTGTGCAACATGGTGGTGTAGAGTAGTGTAAATTTTCTGGAAGAGCTGTCAAATATGATTGAATCAAACTGAGATTCttttgaaacaattttttttttaaaaaaactatccTCTTTTGAAAATGCACTTGGGGCAAAGTTGATGTTAATGTGACGTATTTCAACTATGATACCATTATGTCTTCTTTTATTATAAGTTTTGGCTTGGTGATATTTGGTTTCTGTTTTATCTTCCATGTACCTGTGCTGCAGGCAAGAGGTTTTGCTTTTGGACAATGAGATTTCCTTTAATGAAGCTATTATAGAGGAACGAGAACAGGGAATACAAGAAGTACAACAACAAATAGGTGAAGTTAATGAGATCTTCAAGGATCTTGCCGTGCTTGTTCATGAGCAAGGAACCATGATTGGTAAATCActctccttcttcttaacattCAGGTACCAAGGGGAAcacattttgatgtttgcaaTTGTTTCTCAGATGATATTGGTTCCAACATTGAGAATTCTCATGCTGCAACTGCACAAGGGAGATCACAACTTGCTAAAGCTGCAAAGACCCAAAGATCAAATTCATCTCTGGTAAACCCGACATGTTTCACACTTCTCATTCCTTACCTTGTAAAAACACCTCTCATCCTTAAGACAAAATTCTGGGTTTTGCATGCTTATATGCTGTACTGTAGAATGAAGCCTGGCTGTTACTCCTTCCTTCCTTCCATAAGAATGGCACAATTATTTATTTGGAGCATcaaatagttttttcttttactatgATTTTTGCAAATAGTTCAGAAGTCTAGTCGACCAAATATAGACCAAAATCTACTGTAATTCTACAGTACCATTTATGTATAAGTATGtagttttattatataaaaagttaagaaataTATGTCCGAGTTAACACCAATAGTTAATGTCCGCACTCATATCTTGAACTCCGACATTCATTTTAGGACGGAGACAGTAgtattttttggtgttttaCCTGATAAGGTTTCATGGACTTTTGAGGAATTCAATTGTGAACCACTGGTGGTTAGATGTAGAAAAGGAATGTAATGTACCAGACCATTTAGACAGTGGTCGACTTAGAAATttcatcattattttattataacaagTCAAGTAATGTAATTGCTCGGGGTTATTTGATGTATCCGAAAATGGGGAAGAAGGGAATTAGTGGTTAAGTTATGTGTTCCAAAGTTGGGGTAAAGGAGGGAGAGGTGCAGTAATTTGAGAACATTTGAAGTACTATTATGAAATTTTTGATATGCAATCATGCAATAACTCTAATTTACATCATCCTCATCTGCAAATTCAAATTGGTGATTCTGCTTCCCACCCACTTTGTGCACGTCATATCGTTTTTCCACCTTATTTTCCTCGAACTGAATAATATTTGTCTGTAGATGATCTCCTGACATATTATACTAATTGCAGACATGCTTACTCCTGGTGATTTTTGGAATCGTGCTCCTTATTGTTATTATAGTACTGGCAGCCtgatttgaagattttgagatATAGGAAAGGATCCTAAACTCTGTTCAGCAGTTGAGAGATCTTTGTGATGCAAGTTGTTTGAAGGCTCAACCTGGCGTAATATTGTGCTGCCTCAAATCTTTGATCatactaaaaaaagaaatactgTCAAATGAACTGTTTGGGGGGAGGGGGAGTGCAGAGTTTGTGTTTAATATTGTAAATTTGGTGTTTGGGTTGCCGCGTATGTTACTGCCTTGTAATGGCACTATTATAGGTTTgtcaataaaaatgattatttgaGGCTCTTCGTTTCTACTTGCCCTCTGGGCATTTCTATTGTTGATGCTGATAAAACAGTGTATGATGTTTTATTCTTTATGATGCTAGTGTGGAGAGCCGATAATTTTTGTCTTGTTTGTTTGCCCGTCTGAATTTTGTGGTAGGttagaatttttagttttgttcgAAGTGATCTTCATAAAGTTGCAAACAAAgacttgaagctttttattgTAGCCTAAAAAGCTTTTGAAATATATGTTTGCCTAaggttttttgttatttacgtACAACGAAATACTTAATGGGCTTCTAACATCAGCACCCAAATGTAAACAATTCTTTTTATTGTTAGAAACAATGGGAATTCTTGTTTACGTAAATGCAGCACAGTTACTGAGTTAACCAGAATACTAAATAGGTGTTATCTATGCTATGATAAAATGATATGAGAAGGTGCTGATACAATTATTGACAACAGTTTGATGGATTATGAAGGACCATTTTCTCAATATAATTCTGTTGTTATATACTATACTATACTATAATTCTCAAGTTATAATCTCAGTATAATTAGTTCACAAACCCAAACAACCCTTTAATGGTGTTAAAAATTAAGAGtaaaatctttcaaatgtagcaatattttctatatttgcaGCTTCAAACAGTGCGTATATTATATAAGTTGTCTATTTTGCGGCTCCAAAAGAATTTATTTaagttaaaaacaaaaaaagcaaaaatatgtgaatttaagtttttttttaaaaaaaaaaagcaaaaaggtGTGGGGACCCGATATTATTCGGGGGGGTTTGAACCCGACGTGAATCGAACACGCAACCTTCTGATCTGGAGTCAGACGCGCTACCATTGCGCCACGGATCCCACGTTGTTGTTCTTTTGtattatgtttttatatttaagtTAACTGGAATATAATTTTGCacaaaattatacaaatgttttCTTCACCTCATGACAAAAACTAATGTCCACATAATtaatgtactccctccgtcccattttatgtggcaacatttcctttttggtcagtcccaaaaagaatgtcacatttccttataaggaaagtatttaaaggtacaattccttttttatccttgttggtcccacttaatcttaaaataatactccaatacatttatgagaaaagagaaattgagtctactttttaaaagggcaatttggtaaacatttcaaagtcttcatttatttcttaaactccgtgcccggtcaaatgttgccacataaaatgggacggagggagtagctTTATTGCAAATCGCCTCTAAGACTACCTAGTGCATacatatcatttttttcataccTCACTTATGGAAATTAGAACACACTGAATATGCTATTAGTGTCGTATAATTAATGTAGCTTTTCGTcaatcaaataagaaaaaactCATTAACGCATTAGTTGACATAACTAAATACCACATTAAGCTAATGcggaaatttatatattatgtaatgTGACAAAATGCCCTTTATGTAAATAATACATTTAAGTAATCATCCGCTTGTATAATTGCTGCATTAGCAATCTTTCACTTCTTATTCATCACATATAGAATCCTTCATTATAATTCTTTCACTTCTTAAAGCAGACTAATTTTATATTGCAAATCACTTGTTCTAGAATTTACCATGTCAATTAGACAACTGATTGGATTTTCAACACCAAACTCAGTCATATTAACTCTATAATCATCTAATAAAAGAAAGTTGGTAATTTAATTaaggtaaatattttaattatatataggtTACTTCGTTACTAGttgaaaaatcataaaactTCAAACgtatttttaattaatgatattgGATAGGTCAAAGGGTAATTATGAGTATCATCTAGGTATATTTCTATTTTACTTAACTAATTATCGGGAAATTAGAACAATTAAATGACTCACTATAATTCATAATCAAATGaaaatcaataatatatatatatattcattaattATTAGATGTATCTTATATGTGTCTAATGGTAATTCATCATATTTAGATGAAACATATATGACTTTTGTAACTAATAATTAGATCTATTAGTGGATGTCTCATTATAATTCTTCATTGGATGAAACATTTGTGCAGGTAATTATATTATAGTTCATGAATAAATGTATCATATATGTgttacattgtaatttgtaattgAGTAATATGTATATGTTAGATAGTTGTAGATGTAGCATATGTGTTTAATTGTGATccatgaaatatatttttacttggATAGATCAATACGTGGATCGGACTCAATTTGTTATATTAGAGAGATGATGTGTATAATCAATGTcaatatatatcaaaaatattatttgatgaAATATGAAATCAATATAAATGTGTCACATATTTGGATGAATCATACAGTGGATTCATATACTACATTACTAGACAAGTCATTATATATTCATTGCTAAGTGAACTATAAAGTCTCCTAAGTTATTACATTACTGAATGAGTCATTAAATCAAGATTAATCATGGATACATTGATCCAACATGTGTTTGGATTTGTGGAGTTTTAATTTTACGTTCAATTTGcataaaattactatttttgtgttggtttaactcaagatttttttactctttagtttattcttttttgtaCTTTAAGAAATGtgaatttacttattttatttagtgTATGGCTTTGTCGTTTTTTAAGCTTTGGTGTTAAACTTGCATAAAACTGCTATTTGGTATTGGTTCTACCCAACCCCCTCTTCGTCTCTTGTTGACATTGATAAGTTTCACTCTCCCTCACAAGTGAAGAAGAAAGTCTCGAATAAACTTAGACGGGCTATTATTCAGAATGCAAATATTGAGCCTCAATTCAAGAACCTGCTAATTGGGCCAACTGATAAATCTAGATTTTCAAGTGTGAATGGTACAACTCCCGATGTTTATTCCAAATTTAAAACTCACTagctaattatatatatgataagtGTAGGCAGGCAGTATCAAAATAGAATATCCTTTTTTACTTGTATAAATACATAATGATGTGTAGTTTAATGCAAACTaagaaatacaaaagaaaaatctcTCATTTTCCTACATGATATATATTAGGGCAATAAGTGTTCATCTTCATTCTCTTTTCTTCCTTGATTCTTTCTAGTATGCCATGACTATCGATGCTCTTCTTGAACTTGTGGAAGTAAGCCTAAAACTTCTAAGACTCACCAGGACGAGAAACTCATCAAAAAATTTTATGGGACTCAATGAGTTATACTTAAGGATCAAAAGCAACATACTCATGATGAATTCTCTACCTAGTATGGGGTAGGCCTATTCTTTGCTCATTCAAGATGAGAAACAGAGAGAAATTCATACTCAAAAAGGTTACTATCAAAAGTTCTTTGGGAAATCAAGAACAACCTATCTTACTTGTAGATTTTTTCCGTCTGAAGAAAGTTTCAAGCACAATTTTGAAAGGGAAATTTTGCACATATTGCAAAATGactaattatattattgaaaATTACTACAAGTTGATTGAATTTTCTGTTGATTTCAAGTTTACAAAGGGGAACATGGCAACATCATTTACACCCAGTAATGTTGCTCATGCTCAGCCACATAACAtagatacaacaacaacaacaacaacaacatacccagtgaaatcccactaggtggggtctggggagggtagactgtacgcagaccttgccactacctcgtggaggtagagaggctgtttccgaaagaccctcagctcaagtacaccAAAACCAAGTAAAAGGCGAGGAAACTAGTGCATAAATCATACCATCCAATAAGAAAGATAGTGAATAATCAACAGAGGAGACGGTAGCCTCAATAGGACAATGAGAGAAGTGAAACGCCATAAACAACATAAGGCTATAGGTACCACATACAAGAGCTGCAAGTAAAAGGCTACGACCACTACACACGCTAGCAACCCAAACCCTCGCGAGAAAGGACAGCACGctagccctactaaccttcaaccttaatacgcgatctccactccttcctatctagagtcatgtcttcggtaATATGCAGCTGcgccaagtcctgtctaatcacctctccctaatacttcttaggcctacctctacccctccgcgtaccctctacgaccagcccctcacacctcctcactggggcgtcttcacaccgtctcttcacatgtccaaaccatctcagtctcgcttccctcagcttgtccaccacagatgccactcccaccttctcccggattacttcattcctaatcttatccCTCCTAgcgtgcccacacatccatctcaacatcctcatctctgCAACCTGCATTTTCTGAACATGTGANNNNNNNNNNNNNNNNNNNNNNNNNNNNNNNNNNNNNNNNNNNNNNNNNNNNNNNNNNNNNNNNNNNNNNNNNNNNNNNNNNNNNNNNNNNNNNNNNNNNNNNNNNNNNNNNNNNNNNNNNNNNNNNNNNNNNNNNNNNNNNNNNNNNNNNNNNNNNNNNNNNNNNNNNNNNNNNNNNNNNNNNNNNNNNNNNNNNNNNNNNNNNNNNNNNNNNNNNNNNNNNNNNNNNNNNNNNNNNNNNNNNNNNNNNNNNNNNNNNNNNNNNNNNNNNNNNNNNNNNNNNNNNNNNNNNNNNNNNNNNNNNNNNNNNNNNNNNNNNNNNNNNNNNNNNNNNNNNNNNNNNNNNNNNNNNNNNNNNNNNNNNNNNNNNNNNNNNNNNNNNNNNNNNNNNNNNNNNNNNNNNNNNNNNNNNNNNNNNNNNNNNNNNNNNNNNNNNNNNNNNNNNNNNNNNNNNNNNNNNNNNNNNNNNNNNNNNNNNNNNNNNNNNNNNNNNNNNNNNNNNNNNNNNNNNNNNNNNNNNNNNNNNNNNNNNNNNNNNNNNNNNNNNNNNNNNNNNNNNNNNNNNNNNNNNNNNNNNNNNNNNNNNNNNNNNNNNNNNNNNNNNNNNNNNNNNNNNNNNNNNNNNNNNNNNNNNNNNNNNNNNNNNNNNNNNNNNNNNNNNNNNNNNNNNNNNNNNNNNNNNNNNNNNNNNNNNNNNNNNNNNNNNNNNNNNNNNNNNNNNNNNNNNNNNNNNNNNNNNNNNNNNNNNNNNNNNNNNNNNNNNNNNNNNNNNNNNNNNNNNNNNNNNNNNNNNNNNNNNNNNNNNNNNNNNNNNNNNNNNNNNNNNN is part of the Solanum stenotomum isolate F172 chromosome 8, ASM1918654v1, whole genome shotgun sequence genome and encodes:
- the LOC125875081 gene encoding syntaxin-22-like isoform X1, translating into MSFQDLESGRSVGIRRGFVNGKQDTTQAVASGIFQINTAVSTFQRLVNTLGTPKDTPELREKLHKTRLHIGQLVKDTSTKLKQASETDHRVEVSASKKITDAKLAKDFQAVLKEFQKAQRLAAERETAYTPFVPQAVLPSSYTDGDVDVSSDKGQEQRALLVESRRQEVLLLDNEISFNEAIIEEREQGIQEVQQQIGEVNEIFKDLAVLVHEQGTMIDDIGSNIENSHAATAQGRSQLAKAAKTQRSNSSLTCLLLVIFGIVLLIVIIVLAA
- the LOC125875081 gene encoding syntaxin-22-like isoform X3, giving the protein MSFQDLESGRSVGIRRGFVNGKQDTTQAVASGIFQINTAVSTFQRLVNTLGTPKDTPELREKLHKTRLHIGQLVKDTSTKLKQASETDHRVEVSASKKITDAKLAKDFQAVLKEFQKAQRLAAERETAYTPFVPQAVLPSSYTDGDVDVSSDKGQEQRALLVESRRQEVLLLDNEISFNEAIIEEREQGIQEVQQQIGEVNEIFKDLAVLVHEQGTMIDDIGSNIENSHAATAQGRSQLAKAAKTQRSNSSLMIS
- the LOC125875081 gene encoding syntaxin-22-like isoform X2 translates to MSFQDLESGRSVGIRRGFVNGKQDTTQAVASGIFQINTAVSTFQRLVNTLGTPKDTPELREKLHKTRLHIGQLVKDTSTKLKQASETDHRVEVSASKKITDAKLAKDFQAVLKEFQKAQRLAAERETAYTPFVPQAVLPSSYTDGDVDVSSDKGQEQRALLVESRRQEVLLLDNEISFNEAIIEEREQGIQEVQQQIGEVNEIFKDLAVLVHEQGTMIDDIGSNIENSHAATAQGRSQLAKAAKTQRSNSSLEFNCEPLVVRCRKGM